Below is a window of Vibrio fortis DNA.
GCGTTTTAATTTCATATCAATACTCAGAACAGGAGTTGGTAAATTTTGCTGAATCATAGTCGATTTCATTGATGCCGCAAACGTTTGTTTTATCGTTTGCGTAAAAAGGTGATGAAGAGACTGAATTACGATCGGATATTTCACATCATGAAGATTTGTATCAATCCCAGCTAATTTGTCGGTTTTCTAAAGCATATCTGTAGCTTACCTGTTGCATCGGATATACTAGAGATATATCCCTTCCTTGCTTAAGCAGGCCCGCCTATGACAAAAAAGATACCGATGTCAGAAAATACGACGACCACAACCAATGTCGACCCTTTTGCAGACCGTGAGTCTCAAAATTACGAGAATCCAGTTCCGAGCCGCGAGTTCATTATTTCGTTCCTAACGGATGCCAATATCCCGATGAACCGTAATGACCTATTTGATGCTTTGGGTCTATCCGGAGAAGACCAATATGAAGGTTTGCGCCGTCGTCTACGTGCGATGGAGCGTGATGGCCAACTGATCTTTACGCGTCGTCAATGCTACGCGCTACCAGAGAAATTGGAGCTGATTAAAGGGTATGTAATCGGGCATAAAGATGGCCACGGCTGGGTGCGCCCAGATGGTAGCAAAAGCAAGGATGATGACATTCTACTGCCACACCATCAGATGAAAACACTGATGCATGGTGATTATGTCTTGGCACAACCAACCGACAACAGCAAACGCGGTCGTCGTGAAGGTCGTCTAGTTCGCGTGCTTGAAGAGCGCACGGCACCGTTAATTGGCCGCTTCTTCCTAGAGTACGGTCATTCATACGTAGTTCCTGATGATTCTCGTATTAGTCACGACATTCTGATCCCTACCGAGCATAAAGGCGGTGCTCGTATGGGTAACGTGGTAGTGATTGAAATTACCGATCGTGGCGGTCGTTCGCGCAACATGATGGGTAAAGTGACAGAGGTTCTAGGTGAGAACATGGCTCCGGGCATGGAGACCAAGATTGCGATTCATACTCACCAAATCCCACACGAGTGGCCGGAAGCGGTTGAGAAGCAAATCGAAAACCTAGGTGAGCACGTACCTGAAGAAGCAAAAGAAGGTCGCGTAGATTTACGTGAACTGCCTTTGGTGACTATTGATGGTGAAGATGCTCGTGACTTCGATGATGCAGTTTACTGTGAAGCGAAGAAAGGCGGTGGCTGGCGTTTATGGGTGGCGATTGCTGACGTGAGCTACTATGTTCGCCCGGATACGGCCCTAGACAAAGAAGCGATTAACCGTGGTAACTCGGTGTACTTCCCATCTCAGGTTGTTCCTATGCTGCCGGAAGTACTATCGAATGGTCTATGTTCTCTGAACCCTCAAGTTGACCGTTTGTGTATGGTGTGTGAAATGACCATCTCTGAAAACGGTAAACTTTCTGGTTACAAGCATTATGAAGCGGTGATGAACTCGCATGCGCGTCTGACTTACAATAAAGTAGGCGCGATTTTAGATGGCGATGAAGAGTTACGTCAGCGTTACGAGAAAGAAGTGCCACACCTTGAAGAACTGCACAAGATGTACAAGGTGCTGAAGCAGACTCGTGATGAGCGTGGTGCGATTGAATTTGAAACGGTTGAAACTAAGTTCATCTTTAATGCTGATCGTAAGATTGACCGCATTGAGCCTGTCATTCGTAACGATGCACACAAGATCATCGAAGAGTGTATGATTCTGGCGAACATCGCTTCTGCGTCATTAGTAGAAAAAGCCAAAGAGCCGGCGCTATACCGAATTCACGAAACTCCGGGAGAAGAGCGCCTAGCAGGCTTTAAAGACTTCTTGGGAGAATTAGGTCTAAGCTTGGAAGGTGGCCTGCAGCCATCACCAACGGATTACGCGCAACTGATTCGTCAGATTAACGAGCGTGAAGACCGAGAATTAATCCAAACCATGCTGCTGCGCTCTATGAAGCAAGCGGTATACAACGCAGACAACTGTGGTCACTTTGGCTTGGCATTGAAGCGCTACGCGCACTTTACTTCGCCAATTCGCCGTTACCCGGACTTGCTACTGCACCGTGCAATCAAATACCTGATTGCGAAAGGGGAAGGCCGCAATACAGATCGCTGGACACCAACCGGTGGTTACCACTACTCATTTGATGACATGGACTTCTACGGTGAGCAATGTTCGACAACCGAGCGTCGTGCCGATGATGCCACGCGTGAAGTGTCTGACTGGCTGAAGTGTGAATATATGCAAGACCATGTTGGTGAAGAGATGCCGGGTGTGATTGCCAACGTAACCGGTTTTGGTTTCTTCGTCCGCCTAACGGAATTGCACATTGATGGTCTAGTGCACGTGACTTCACTTGCCAACGATTACTACCAATTTGACCCAGTTGGACAGAGATTAATTGGTGAGAGTTCTGGTAATATCTACCGCCTTGGTGATTCAGTGAAGGTTAAGGTCTCTGCGGTAAACCTAGACAGCCGCCAGATTGACTTTGATATTGTCGATACTGACCGCAAACCTCGTGGTAAAGGCAAAACAGCTAAGAAACGAGCAGCGGATGCTGCGAAAAAGGCGAAAAGTAAAAAGCGCGCAGCAGTGAAAAGCCGTCGCCCAGGAAGCAGTGCAAAGCCATTAGTTGAGCCAACTAAACGCCCTGATGGTAGCAGTGAAGAAGGGACAAGCAGCAAGAGAAAGCCGAAACGCAAGCCGGCAAGTACCGATAAGCCGAAAGCGAAAAAGAAGCGTACGGTAAAGCGTAAGTCAAAAGCGCCAAAGGCTTAACACAGGAGTAGGTAGTATCGCTGCCTACTCGATATTGAATAGAAAATTAAGGAGAGGCGCAGTTTACTCTCCTTAATGTAACAAACCGAACAGGTAGACAATGAGTAACGAATTTATCTACGGCATTCACGCGGTGAAAGCTGTACTAGAAAAAGACCCAGCGCGTTTTATCGAGGCTTATGTACTAAAAGGCCGTCAAGATGAGCGTCTATTGCCGCTGTTAAACCAACTGCAGCAGTTTGGGGTGTCTATCCAACAAATGGGTCGTAAACCGCTTGATGACAAAGCTCAAGGTGCAAATCACCAAGGTATTATTGCTAAGGTGAAGCCTGCTAAACAGCTGAACGAAAACGACCTTGATGACATTCTAGCGCAGCATGAGCAGCCCCTACTATTGGTGCTTGATGGTGTGACAGACCCGCACAACCTAGGCGCGTGTCTGCGTAATGCAGATGCTGCAGGTGTTGCTGCGGTTATCGTCCCTAAAGATCGCTCTTCGCCGTTAACTGCGACAGTCAGTAAAGTGGCGTGTGGTGCTGCTGAAACGGTGCCTTTAGTACGTGTGACAAACTTGGCTCGTACTATGCGCGCGCTTCAAGAGAAAGGCGTATGGTTTGTAGGTACCGCGGGCGAAGCGACGCACGATATCTATCAAGCAAAACTGACGGGCCCATTAGCGGTTGTGATGGGTGCAGAAGGTGACGGTATGCGTCGTCTAACGCGTGAAACCTGTGATGATCTGATTAAGATCCCTATGGCGGGGAGTGTATCAAGCCTCAACGTTTCAGTGGCTTCTGGTATTTGCTTGTTTGAAGCGGTGCGTCAGCGTTTAGCGCAGTAAACTACTCATTGAATTGATTTATTTCTAACGCCCACCACATGCTGGTGGACGTTTGTTTTTATCGAATTAGGGCAGATCTTGAGAGAATCACGGATGGCTAGATGGCGAAAGGAAAACTGTTTCATTATTCGCCAAATACCACTTGCCAATAAGGGGTTCTTTCTATAATATTTGCCGTCCTTAAAACTCAGTCAATTATCTTTAGTTCCTTGCTTCCTCTGGATGACTGAGCCAACTGTGGAAGCTAATAATCCGTAAGGAGCAACCAATGCGTCATTACGAAATCGTATTCATGGTGCACCCTGATCAAAGCGAGCAAGTTGCTGGCATGATCGAGCGTTACACTGGTTCTATCACTGAAGCTGGCGGTACTATCCACCGTCTAGAAGACTGGGGCCGCCGTCAAATGGCTTACCCAATCAACAAGCTTCACAAAGCTCACTACGTTCTAATGAACGTTGAAGCTGGTCAAGAAGTGATCGACGAGCTAGAAACTGCTTTCCGTTTCAACGATGCAGTTCTACGTAACATGATCATGCGCACTAAAGGCGCTGTGACTGAGCAATCTATTATGCTTAAGCAAAAAGAAGA
It encodes the following:
- the rnr gene encoding ribonuclease R; translated protein: MTKKIPMSENTTTTTNVDPFADRESQNYENPVPSREFIISFLTDANIPMNRNDLFDALGLSGEDQYEGLRRRLRAMERDGQLIFTRRQCYALPEKLELIKGYVIGHKDGHGWVRPDGSKSKDDDILLPHHQMKTLMHGDYVLAQPTDNSKRGRREGRLVRVLEERTAPLIGRFFLEYGHSYVVPDDSRISHDILIPTEHKGGARMGNVVVIEITDRGGRSRNMMGKVTEVLGENMAPGMETKIAIHTHQIPHEWPEAVEKQIENLGEHVPEEAKEGRVDLRELPLVTIDGEDARDFDDAVYCEAKKGGGWRLWVAIADVSYYVRPDTALDKEAINRGNSVYFPSQVVPMLPEVLSNGLCSLNPQVDRLCMVCEMTISENGKLSGYKHYEAVMNSHARLTYNKVGAILDGDEELRQRYEKEVPHLEELHKMYKVLKQTRDERGAIEFETVETKFIFNADRKIDRIEPVIRNDAHKIIEECMILANIASASLVEKAKEPALYRIHETPGEERLAGFKDFLGELGLSLEGGLQPSPTDYAQLIRQINEREDRELIQTMLLRSMKQAVYNADNCGHFGLALKRYAHFTSPIRRYPDLLLHRAIKYLIAKGEGRNTDRWTPTGGYHYSFDDMDFYGEQCSTTERRADDATREVSDWLKCEYMQDHVGEEMPGVIANVTGFGFFVRLTELHIDGLVHVTSLANDYYQFDPVGQRLIGESSGNIYRLGDSVKVKVSAVNLDSRQIDFDIVDTDRKPRGKGKTAKKRAADAAKKAKSKKRAAVKSRRPGSSAKPLVEPTKRPDGSSEEGTSSKRKPKRKPASTDKPKAKKKRTVKRKSKAPKA
- the rlmB gene encoding 23S rRNA (guanosine(2251)-2'-O)-methyltransferase RlmB, whose translation is MSNEFIYGIHAVKAVLEKDPARFIEAYVLKGRQDERLLPLLNQLQQFGVSIQQMGRKPLDDKAQGANHQGIIAKVKPAKQLNENDLDDILAQHEQPLLLVLDGVTDPHNLGACLRNADAAGVAAVIVPKDRSSPLTATVSKVACGAAETVPLVRVTNLARTMRALQEKGVWFVGTAGEATHDIYQAKLTGPLAVVMGAEGDGMRRLTRETCDDLIKIPMAGSVSSLNVSVASGICLFEAVRQRLAQ
- the rpsF gene encoding 30S ribosomal protein S6, whose translation is MRHYEIVFMVHPDQSEQVAGMIERYTGSITEAGGTIHRLEDWGRRQMAYPINKLHKAHYVLMNVEAGQEVIDELETAFRFNDAVLRNMIMRTKGAVTEQSIMLKQKEERAERAPRREERTEAKPEASAE